The genomic region ATCATCGGCAAACTGTTCGGACAAAAAGTCTTCCACCATCTGCATGCAGCTTTCCAGCGCTCCGGCGGTCAGCGTGGCGCGCACTTCATCCAGCAGCCGCGAGGTGCGGATGTTGGCAACGTCGCGCAACGAGGGTAGGCGTTCCTGCTGGATGCGGGCCTTGGTATGCCGGATAATGTCGCGCAGCTTGTGCTGCTCGCGCAGGGTCACAAAGGTAAAGGCCTTGCCCACGCGACCAGCGCGCCCAGTGCGGCCAATGCGGTGCACGTAGCGCTCAGCGTCATGGGGAATGTCGTAGTTGACCACGGCATCCACATCGTCCACGTCAATGCCGCGCGCGGCAACGTCCGTGGCGATCAGAATGTCCAGCCCCTCACCGCGAAAACGCTGCATGACCCTGTCGCGCTGCGACTGGGCAAGATCGCCGTGCAGGCCATCGCTCTGATAGCCCCGCTGTTGCAGGTGGGCCGTCACTTCGTCCACGCTGCGCTTGGTGGAGCAGAACACAAGGGCCTTGCGGAATCCCTGGGCGTCCAGCACGCGGCACAGCGCGTCCATCTTCTGATGGGGGCGCACTTCGTAATAGACCTGCTCAATGGCGGGCACGGTCAGGGTTTTCTGGGCAATGGCCAGCATTTCCGGCTCACGCAGAAAGCGTTTGCTCAACTGCAAAATGGCCGGGGGCATGGTGGCCGAGAAGAGTACGCGCTGGCATTCAGCGGGTACCCGCTCCAGAATGGCTTCTATATCTTCGCGAAAGCCCATATCGAGCATTTCGTCGGCTTCATCAAGCACAATGGTGGTTGCGCCGCCCAGGCGGAGGGTGCCGCGCTGGAGGTGGTCCATAACGCGACCAGGGGTGCCTACCACCACCTGCACGCCGCGTTCAAGAGCGCGGAGCTGGCGTTCAATGGCCTGACCGCCGTATATGGGCAAAATGGCAACGCCGCGCATGCGGGCGGCCAGTTTGCTGAGTTCTTCGGCTACCTGAATGGCAAGCTCGCGCGTGGGGCAAAGTACCAGCGACTGCACCGCCCTTGTGGGGGTGAGCTTTTCCAGAATGGGCATGCCAAAGGCGGCTGTTTTGCCGGTGCCGGTCTGGGCCTGACCTACCGCGTCGCGGCCAGTCAGCAGGAAGGGTACGGCGAGCACCTGAATAGGAGAGGGTTCTTCAAAACCCATATCCTTGACGGCCTGCAATAATTCCGGGGACAAATGAAAATCTTCGAACGATGGGGACATGCTGTTCCTGTACATAAAAAATTACTTGGTAGCGTACCATAGCCTCATACACGCCAATGCACAATGCCCCATCAGCCCCAGATTGCGGCAGACGGCGGCCTGATTGAAAAAAACCGCCCAGAAGCCGCCCCGCGCAAGGGATGATGATTCTGGCGCAGATGCAAAAAAAA from Desulfovibrio sp. UIB00 harbors:
- a CDS encoding DEAD/DEAH box helicase, whose translation is MSPSFEDFHLSPELLQAVKDMGFEEPSPIQVLAVPFLLTGRDAVGQAQTGTGKTAAFGMPILEKLTPTRAVQSLVLCPTRELAIQVAEELSKLAARMRGVAILPIYGGQAIERQLRALERGVQVVVGTPGRVMDHLQRGTLRLGGATTIVLDEADEMLDMGFREDIEAILERVPAECQRVLFSATMPPAILQLSKRFLREPEMLAIAQKTLTVPAIEQVYYEVRPHQKMDALCRVLDAQGFRKALVFCSTKRSVDEVTAHLQQRGYQSDGLHGDLAQSQRDRVMQRFRGEGLDILIATDVAARGIDVDDVDAVVNYDIPHDAERYVHRIGRTGRAGRVGKAFTFVTLREQHKLRDIIRHTKARIQQERLPSLRDVANIRTSRLLDEVRATLTAGALESCMQMVEDFLSEQFADDVITSRDVAAALLKLLMQRDFGDATNVPEEDPLAEAPRRFGRDGRDGRDGFRQGDRDGARPRRNDAPMTRLHISVGHAHKVSPGEMVGAITGECGIAGRSIGAISIQKHFSLVEVQSEFADDVLAVLNRGVFIAGTRVTAKLDTGGGSFQRKSFGPGPRAPRGPRPGYPARNQRDGGGNGGGGGKRFTHPDKWGRKPRGAEDDRD